The following are encoded together in the Pseudomonas maumuensis genome:
- a CDS encoding MFS transporter, which translates to MLTTLKRYPNPVRLLLLTTFTLTMARAITLPYLVVYLADNFQLSVGRIGLVIGGALIVASLLSLYGGHLVDTVRNHTLVIASLLVFALAFVGAIASRSAALFFLCLVLINLALALVDIAAKAAFCALLPVEQRAEVFAIKYTLSNIAYAVGPMLGVALIELDGHLPFVVSALIGLAMCLAYQRLGIRDLQLQDRPQPGAGFAQVALGLLRDRRLVCFTLGGVLSAVVFGQFTAYLSQYLVVTRNPAEAARLVGYLVTTNAVTVIALQYLIGKRIDRRRLMPWLMAGMGLFIAGLLGFSLADTALAWCLAMLVFTLGEIIVIPAEYMFIDLIAPEHLRGIYYGAQNLGNLGAALGPVLVGAALGHLVPVAVFYLLIGSVILASVFYWLGTRRPD; encoded by the coding sequence ATGCTCACCACCCTCAAGCGCTACCCCAACCCGGTACGCCTGCTCCTGCTCACGACCTTCACCCTGACCATGGCCCGGGCAATCACCTTGCCCTACCTGGTGGTCTATCTGGCTGACAACTTCCAGCTGTCGGTCGGCCGTATCGGCCTGGTGATCGGCGGCGCGCTGATCGTCGCTTCGCTGCTGAGCCTGTACGGCGGCCACCTGGTCGACACCGTGCGCAACCACACCCTGGTGATCGCCAGCCTGCTGGTGTTCGCCCTGGCTTTTGTCGGCGCCATCGCCAGCCGCTCGGCGGCCCTGTTCTTCCTCTGCCTGGTGCTGATCAACCTGGCCCTGGCGCTGGTCGACATCGCCGCCAAGGCCGCCTTCTGCGCGCTGTTGCCGGTGGAGCAGCGCGCCGAGGTGTTCGCCATCAAGTACACCCTGAGCAACATCGCCTATGCCGTGGGGCCGATGCTCGGCGTGGCCCTGATCGAGCTGGACGGGCACCTGCCCTTCGTGGTGTCGGCGCTGATCGGGCTCGCCATGTGCCTGGCCTACCAGCGCCTGGGCATTCGCGACCTGCAGCTGCAGGACCGGCCGCAACCCGGCGCCGGCTTCGCCCAAGTGGCGTTGGGCCTGCTGCGTGACCGACGACTGGTGTGCTTCACCCTGGGCGGCGTGCTCAGCGCGGTGGTGTTCGGCCAGTTCACCGCCTACCTGTCGCAATACCTGGTGGTAACCCGCAACCCCGCCGAAGCGGCGCGACTGGTCGGCTACCTGGTAACCACCAACGCAGTGACGGTGATCGCCCTGCAGTACCTGATCGGCAAACGCATCGACCGGCGCCGGCTGATGCCCTGGCTGATGGCCGGCATGGGCCTGTTCATCGCCGGGCTGCTGGGCTTTTCCCTGGCCGATACGGCGCTGGCCTGGTGCCTGGCGATGCTGGTGTTCACCTTGGGCGAGATCATCGTGATTCCCGCCGAGTACATGTTCATCGACTTGATCGCCCCGGAGCATCTGCGCGGCATCTATTACGGCGCGCAGAACCTGGGCAACCTGGGCGCAGCACTAGGGCCGGTGCTGGTGGGCGCCGCGCTGGGGCACCTGGTGCCGGTGGCGGTGTTCTATCTGTTGATCGGGTCGGTGATACTGGCAAGTGTGTTCTATTGGCTGGGGACACGCCGACCTGATTGA
- a CDS encoding TDT family transporter, which produces MPCIQTRAPSWRPLSHLAHPREVIRQFTPNWFAATMGTGVLALALHQVQVPGLDAVAQGLWWLTIGLFTLFCVLYGARWVMFFDEARRIFAHSTVSMFFGTIPMGLATILNGALVFGLSRWGEAVVPWVEMLWWLDVGLALLCGVAIPYLMFTRQEHSIDQMTAVWLLPVVAAEVAAASGGLLAPHLVDAHRQFLVVITSYVMWAVSLPVAFSILTILMLRMALHKLPPANMAASSWLALGPIGTGALGMLVLGGDAPAVFAANGLGNLGEVARGLGLVAGIVLWGAGLWWLLTAVLITLRYMRQGMPFNLGWWGFTFPLGVYCLATLKLAAWLGLGFFTVFGQVLVVALALLWLLVASRTLSGAWRGELFVSPCIARQ; this is translated from the coding sequence ATGCCATGCATCCAGACCCGCGCCCCCTCATGGCGCCCGTTGAGCCATCTGGCCCATCCCCGCGAAGTGATTCGCCAGTTCACCCCCAACTGGTTCGCCGCGACCATGGGTACCGGCGTGCTGGCCCTGGCGCTGCATCAGGTGCAGGTGCCAGGCCTGGACGCCGTTGCCCAGGGCCTGTGGTGGTTGACCATTGGCCTGTTCACCCTGTTCTGTGTCTTGTATGGCGCTCGTTGGGTGATGTTCTTCGACGAGGCGCGGCGGATCTTCGCCCATTCCACCGTATCGATGTTCTTCGGCACCATCCCCATGGGCCTGGCTACCATCCTTAACGGCGCCTTGGTGTTCGGCCTGTCGCGCTGGGGCGAGGCTGTGGTGCCGTGGGTCGAAATGCTCTGGTGGCTGGATGTGGGTCTGGCGTTGCTGTGCGGTGTGGCCATTCCCTATCTGATGTTCACCCGCCAGGAGCACAGCATCGACCAGATGACCGCGGTGTGGCTGCTGCCGGTGGTGGCGGCGGAAGTCGCGGCCGCCAGTGGCGGGCTGCTGGCGCCGCACCTGGTGGATGCGCACCGGCAGTTCCTGGTGGTGATCACCAGCTATGTGATGTGGGCGGTATCGCTGCCGGTGGCGTTCAGCATCCTCACCATCCTCATGCTGCGCATGGCCCTGCATAAGCTGCCGCCAGCCAATATGGCCGCGTCCAGCTGGCTGGCGCTGGGCCCGATCGGCACCGGCGCGCTGGGCATGCTGGTGCTCGGTGGCGATGCCCCCGCAGTGTTCGCCGCCAATGGCTTGGGCAACCTGGGCGAGGTGGCCCGGGGACTGGGGCTGGTGGCCGGGATCGTGCTGTGGGGTGCCGGGTTGTGGTGGTTGCTGACGGCGGTGCTGATCACCCTGCGTTACATGCGCCAGGGCATGCCGTTCAATTTGGGCTGGTGGGGGTTCACCTTCCCGCTGGGGGTGTACTGCCTGGCCACGTTGAAACTGGCTGCCTGGCTGGGCTTGGGCTTCTTCACGGTGTTCGGTCAGGTGCTGGTGGTGGCGCTGGCCCTGCTGTGGCTGCTGGTGGCCAGTCGGACCCTGAGCGGCGCATGGCGGGGCGAGCTGTTCGTGTCGCCGTGCATTGCCCGGCAGTGA
- a CDS encoding LemA family protein, protein MDLPTIIGIAVTALVLMSIIGLYNSIIGGLNRAQRAWADVLTYERQKNKVLDGLQQHVNHYQEYEQSLMSEITRLRSAIAELPSTANGDSLVNAENATRSLLNGMRVAVEAYPDLKASAVLNNLMREIAEQQENVGAAIAIFNGEVERFNNRIQMFPGSMVNAVLNRQLPIVPFTDAQAASGFSYRPNL, encoded by the coding sequence GTGGATCTACCCACCATCATCGGCATTGCCGTCACGGCCTTGGTTTTAATGAGCATAATCGGACTGTATAACTCGATTATCGGTGGCCTCAACCGTGCACAGCGTGCCTGGGCCGACGTGCTGACCTACGAACGGCAAAAGAACAAGGTGCTCGACGGCCTGCAGCAACACGTGAACCATTACCAGGAATACGAACAGAGCCTGATGAGCGAGATCACACGCCTGCGTAGTGCCATTGCCGAATTGCCGAGCACGGCTAACGGCGACTCGCTGGTAAATGCAGAGAACGCCACCCGTTCGCTGCTCAATGGCATGCGAGTCGCCGTAGAGGCCTATCCCGATCTCAAGGCATCCGCAGTGCTGAACAATCTGATGCGGGAAATCGCCGAGCAACAGGAAAATGTCGGCGCGGCGATCGCTATCTTCAACGGTGAGGTGGAACGGTTCAACAATAGAATCCAGATGTTCCCGGGCTCGATGGTCAATGCTGTGCTGAACCGTCAATTGCCAATTGTCCCGTTCACCGATGCGCAAGCTGCAAGCGGCTTCTCCTACAGACCCAACCTCTAG
- a CDS encoding MFS transporter: MSHPSQFTLLGKRRFLPFFITQSLGAFNDNLFKQSLILAILYKLSLEGDRSIWVNLCALLFILPFFLFSALAGQFGEKFAKDRLIRAIKLAEIVIMAIGATGFVTHHLELMLVALFAMGTHSALFGPVKYSILPQALREEELVGGNGLVEMGTFLAILAGTIGAGVLMSSSQYAILAAAGVVGTAVLGYLASRWIPRAAAAAPQMKLDWNIFKQSWLTLRLGLGQTPAVSRSIVGNSWFWFVGAIYLTQIPAYAKDWLHGDETVVTLVLTLFSVGIAVGSLLCERLSGRKVEIGLVPFGSFGLTLFGLLWWWHSGDVPVGAVPHDWLTLLGMSQAWWIMLSIVGLGIFGGFYIVPLYALIQARTPEGERARVIAANNILNALFMVVSAIITIVLLSLAKLSIPQLFLVVSLLNIAVNAYIFRIVPEFTMRFLIWLLSHSMYRVEHRELQRIPDEGAALLVCNHVSFVDALLIGGAIRRPIRFVMYYKIYNLPVLNFVFRTAGAIPIAGRGEDEATYERAFARIARYLADGELVCIFPEGKLSADGEIDVFKGGVHRILQETPVPVIPLALQGLWGSFFSRDPNKGFFKRLWSRVTLVAGAAIPVEAAQPEALREQVSLLRGDVR, encoded by the coding sequence ATGAGTCACCCCTCGCAATTCACCCTGCTCGGCAAGCGGCGCTTCCTGCCGTTCTTCATCACCCAGTCGCTGGGTGCCTTCAACGACAACCTGTTCAAGCAGTCGCTGATCCTGGCGATCCTCTACAAGCTGAGCCTGGAAGGCGACCGCTCGATCTGGGTCAACCTCTGCGCGTTGCTGTTCATCCTGCCGTTCTTCCTGTTCTCGGCACTGGCCGGGCAGTTCGGCGAGAAGTTCGCCAAGGACCGGCTGATCCGCGCCATCAAGCTGGCCGAAATCGTCATCATGGCCATCGGCGCGACCGGTTTCGTCACCCATCACCTGGAACTGATGCTGGTGGCGCTGTTCGCCATGGGCACCCACTCGGCGCTGTTCGGCCCGGTGAAATATTCGATCCTGCCCCAGGCATTGCGTGAGGAGGAGCTGGTGGGCGGCAATGGCCTGGTGGAGATGGGCACCTTCCTGGCGATCCTGGCCGGCACCATCGGCGCCGGGGTGCTGATGTCCTCCAGCCAGTACGCGATACTGGCTGCCGCCGGGGTGGTGGGCACCGCGGTGCTGGGCTACCTGGCCAGCCGCTGGATCCCCCGCGCCGCCGCCGCCGCGCCACAGATGAAACTGGACTGGAACATCTTCAAACAGTCCTGGCTGACCTTGCGCCTGGGCCTGGGCCAGACCCCGGCGGTGTCGCGCTCGATCGTCGGCAACTCTTGGTTCTGGTTCGTCGGCGCCATCTACCTCACGCAGATCCCGGCCTACGCCAAGGACTGGCTGCACGGCGACGAGACCGTGGTCACCCTGGTGCTGACCCTGTTCTCGGTAGGCATCGCCGTCGGTTCGCTGCTGTGCGAGCGCCTGAGCGGGCGCAAGGTGGAGATCGGCCTGGTGCCGTTCGGCTCGTTCGGCCTGACCCTGTTCGGCTTGCTCTGGTGGTGGCATTCGGGGGATGTCCCGGTCGGTGCCGTGCCTCATGACTGGCTGACCTTGCTGGGTATGAGCCAGGCCTGGTGGATCATGCTGTCGATTGTCGGCCTGGGCATCTTCGGCGGTTTCTACATCGTGCCGCTGTACGCGCTGATCCAGGCGCGCACCCCGGAAGGCGAGCGGGCGCGGGTGATCGCCGCCAACAACATCCTCAACGCGCTGTTCATGGTGGTGTCGGCGATCATCACCATCGTCCTTTTGAGCCTGGCCAAGCTGAGCATCCCGCAGCTGTTCCTGGTGGTGTCGCTGCTCAACATCGCGGTCAACGCCTACATCTTCCGCATCGTGCCGGAATTCACCATGCGCTTCCTGATCTGGCTGCTCAGCCACTCGATGTACCGGGTCGAGCACCGCGAACTGCAGCGCATTCCCGACGAAGGCGCGGCGTTGCTGGTGTGCAACCATGTGTCGTTCGTCGATGCGCTGCTGATCGGTGGGGCGATCCGCCGGCCGATCCGGTTTGTCATGTACTACAAGATCTACAACCTGCCGGTGCTCAATTTCGTGTTCCGCACCGCGGGCGCCATCCCCATTGCCGGGCGCGGCGAGGACGAGGCCACCTACGAGCGCGCCTTCGCCCGCATCGCCCGGTACCTGGCCGACGGCGAGCTGGTGTGCATCTTCCCTGAGGGCAAGCTGAGCGCGGATGGCGAGATCGATGTGTTCAAGGGCGGGGTACACCGCATTCTGCAGGAGACGCCGGTGCCGGTGATCCCGTTGGCGTTGCAGGGGTTGTGGGGCAGCTTCTTCAGCCGCGACCCGAACAAAGGCTTCTTCAAGCGCCTGTGGTCGCGGGTGACTCTGGTGGCCGGCGCCGCCATCCCGGTGGAGGCGGCGCAGCCCGAGGCGCTGCGCGAGCAGGTGAGCCTGCTGCGCGGCGACGTTCGCTAG
- the sugE gene encoding quaternary ammonium compound efflux SMR transporter SugE — MSWIILFFAGLFEVGWAVGLKYTDGFTRPLPTVLTVGAMVISLGLLGLAMKELPLGTAYAIWTGVGAVGTVIAGIILFGESMALIRLASVALIITGLVGLKVSAS; from the coding sequence ATGTCCTGGATCATCCTGTTCTTCGCCGGCCTGTTCGAAGTCGGCTGGGCTGTCGGCCTCAAGTACACCGACGGCTTCACCCGCCCCCTGCCCACCGTCCTGACGGTCGGCGCCATGGTCATCAGCCTCGGCCTGCTGGGCCTGGCCATGAAGGAGCTGCCGCTGGGCACCGCCTATGCCATCTGGACCGGCGTCGGCGCGGTCGGCACGGTGATCGCCGGGATCATCCTGTTCGGTGAATCCATGGCGCTGATCCGCCTGGCCAGTGTCGCCCTGATCATCACCGGCCTGGTCGGCCTGAAGGTCAGCGCCAGCTGA
- a CDS encoding HAD family hydrolase has product MALAIFDLDETLIHGDCASLWSEQMARLGWVDGKSFLKRDHELMEAYGKGHLQMEDYMAFSLEPIAGRTLEEVEHLVEPWVEDVIEPIIYGDACRCIAEHRQRGDRVLIISASGAHLVGPIAARLGVDEYLAIELEAVNGVFTGKTHGVLTYREGKITRLLEWLDQEQENLEGASFYSDSRNDLPLLLKVDHPYVVNPDPVLREHAQTNGWPILSWS; this is encoded by the coding sequence ATGGCACTGGCAATTTTCGATCTGGACGAAACCCTAATCCACGGCGACTGCGCGTCGTTGTGGAGCGAGCAGATGGCCCGACTGGGCTGGGTCGATGGCAAGAGTTTCCTCAAGCGCGACCATGAACTGATGGAAGCCTACGGCAAAGGCCACCTGCAGATGGAGGACTACATGGCCTTCAGCCTGGAGCCGATCGCCGGGCGCACACTGGAAGAGGTGGAGCACCTGGTCGAGCCCTGGGTCGAGGATGTGATCGAGCCGATCATCTACGGTGATGCCTGCCGCTGCATCGCCGAGCACCGCCAGCGCGGCGATCGGGTCCTGATCATCTCGGCCAGCGGTGCTCACCTGGTCGGCCCGATCGCGGCGCGCCTGGGCGTGGACGAATATCTGGCCATCGAACTGGAAGCGGTCAACGGCGTGTTCACCGGCAAGACCCACGGCGTGCTCACCTACCGCGAGGGCAAGATCACCCGCCTGCTGGAGTGGCTCGACCAGGAACAGGAAAACCTCGAGGGCGCGAGTTTCTACTCCGACTCGCGCAACGACCTGCCGTTGCTGCTGAAGGTAGATCACCCCTACGTGGTGAACCCGGACCCGGTGCTGCGCGAACACGCGCAAACCAACGGCTGGCCCATTCTGAGCTGGTCTTGA
- a CDS encoding ABC transporter ATP-binding protein: MSFVSVQKLQKSYAGSPVFENIDCQIERGEFVTLLGPSGCGKSTLLRCIAGLTPVDSGQILLDGQDIVPLSPQKRGIGMVFQSYALFPNMTVEQNIAFGLRMQKVKADESQARVREVLDLVELGSFAGRYPHQLSGGQCQRVALARSLVTRPRLLLLDEPLSALDARIRKHLREQIRAIQRELGLTTIFVTHDQEEALTMSDRIVLMNQGRIVQSGDAETLYTAPVDLFAAGFIGNYNLLDADSASRLLQRPVAARLAIRPESITLSLNGELDGEIRSHSLLGNVIRYRVQVRGVELVVDVLNRCASDLHADGQRVSLSIDPTALREVA; this comes from the coding sequence ATGAGCTTCGTCAGCGTACAGAAACTGCAAAAGAGCTACGCCGGCAGCCCGGTGTTCGAGAACATCGACTGCCAGATCGAACGCGGCGAGTTCGTCACCCTGCTCGGCCCCTCGGGCTGCGGCAAGTCCACCCTGCTGCGCTGCATCGCTGGGCTGACCCCGGTGGACAGCGGGCAGATCCTGCTCGACGGCCAGGACATCGTGCCGCTGAGCCCGCAAAAACGCGGCATTGGCATGGTATTCCAGAGCTACGCGCTGTTCCCCAACATGACCGTGGAGCAGAACATCGCCTTTGGCCTGCGCATGCAGAAGGTCAAGGCCGACGAGAGCCAGGCGCGGGTGCGCGAGGTGCTGGACCTGGTCGAGCTGGGCAGCTTCGCCGGGCGCTACCCGCACCAGCTGTCCGGCGGCCAGTGCCAGCGCGTGGCCCTGGCCCGCTCGCTAGTCACCCGCCCGCGCCTGCTGTTGCTCGACGAGCCACTGTCGGCGCTGGATGCGCGTATCCGCAAGCACCTGCGCGAACAGATCCGCGCCATCCAGCGCGAGCTGGGGCTGACCACCATCTTCGTCACCCATGACCAGGAAGAAGCGCTGACCATGTCGGACCGCATCGTCCTGATGAACCAGGGACGCATCGTCCAGAGCGGCGATGCCGAAACCCTCTACACCGCGCCCGTGGACCTGTTCGCCGCCGGCTTCATCGGCAACTACAACCTGCTCGATGCCGACAGCGCCAGCCGCCTGCTGCAACGCCCGGTGGCCGCGCGCCTGGCGATCCGGCCAGAGTCGATCACCCTGAGCCTGAACGGCGAACTGGATGGCGAGATCCGCAGCCACAGCCTGCTGGGCAACGTGATCCGCTACCGCGTCCAGGTACGCGGCGTGGAACTGGTGGTGGACGTGCTCAACCGCTGCGCCAGCGATCTGCACGCGGACGGGCAACGGGTATCCTTGTCGATCGACCCCACGGCGCTACGGGAAGTGGCTTAA
- a CDS encoding ABC transporter permease produces the protein MRAENKAGGLYHRAVVYLLFLILLLPLAGTLLYSLATSWSATLLPSGLTFKWYVALWSEPRFLAAFGQSLLVCVGALVLSVVLILPLLFVVHYHFPKLDALMNVLILLPFAVPPVVSAVGLLQLYGSGPMAMVGTPWILIGCYFTIALPFMYRAITNNLQAINLRDLMDAAQLLGASTWQAAFLVVLPNLRKGLMVALLLSFSFLFGEFVFANLLVGTRYETLQVYLNNMRNSSGHFNSALVISYFAFVLVLTWVANRLNKDKT, from the coding sequence ATGCGCGCTGAAAACAAAGCCGGCGGGCTCTACCACCGCGCGGTGGTCTACCTGCTGTTCCTCATTCTGCTGCTGCCGCTGGCCGGTACCCTGCTCTATTCGCTGGCCACCAGCTGGTCGGCGACCCTGCTGCCCAGCGGCCTGACCTTCAAGTGGTATGTGGCGCTGTGGAGCGAACCACGCTTTCTCGCCGCCTTCGGCCAGTCGCTGCTGGTGTGCGTGGGCGCGCTGGTGTTGTCGGTGGTGCTGATCCTGCCGCTGCTGTTCGTGGTGCATTACCACTTCCCCAAGCTCGACGCCTTGATGAACGTGCTGATCCTGCTGCCGTTCGCGGTGCCGCCCGTGGTGTCCGCGGTGGGCTTGCTGCAGCTCTACGGCAGTGGGCCGATGGCGATGGTCGGCACGCCGTGGATCCTGATCGGCTGCTACTTCACCATCGCCCTGCCGTTCATGTACCGGGCAATTACCAACAACCTGCAGGCCATCAATCTGCGCGACCTGATGGACGCTGCCCAGTTGCTCGGCGCCAGCACCTGGCAGGCGGCGTTCCTGGTGGTGCTGCCGAACCTGCGCAAGGGCCTGATGGTGGCGCTGCTGCTGTCGTTCTCGTTCCTGTTCGGCGAGTTCGTGTTCGCCAACCTGCTGGTGGGCACCCGCTACGAGACCCTGCAGGTATACCTGAACAACATGCGCAACAGCAGCGGCCACTTCAACAGCGCCCTGGTGATCTCCTATTTCGCCTTCGTGCTGGTGCTGACCTGGGTTGCCAACCGCCTGAACAAGGACAAGACCTGA
- a CDS encoding ABC transporter permease, protein MNASHRGRYLALLCLLPFAVFFIIFQIAPLAWVAINSLQSESGWGLANFSKIFASKFYLQALQRSLEISFWSSLFGIVIATLGAYSLRQVDSKLRDFVSAFANMTSNFAGVPLAFAFIILLGFNGALTLLLKQMGLLGDFSIYSKTGLILVYTYFQIPLGVLLLYPAFDALREDWRESAALLGASHWQFWRHIGLPVLTPALLGTFVILLANALGAYATVYALTTGNFNVLPIRIAGLVAGDISLDPNLASALAMVLVGLMTVVTVAHQWLLKRSYHAR, encoded by the coding sequence GTGAATGCAAGCCATCGTGGCCGTTACCTGGCCTTGCTCTGCCTGCTGCCGTTCGCCGTGTTCTTCATCATTTTCCAGATCGCGCCACTGGCCTGGGTCGCCATCAACAGCCTGCAAAGCGAGAGCGGCTGGGGCTTGGCCAACTTCAGCAAGATCTTCGCCTCGAAGTTCTACCTGCAGGCGCTGCAACGCAGCCTGGAGATCAGCTTCTGGTCGAGCCTGTTCGGCATCGTCATCGCTACCCTGGGCGCGTATTCACTGCGCCAGGTCGATTCCAAACTGCGCGACTTCGTCAGCGCCTTCGCCAACATGACCAGCAACTTCGCCGGCGTGCCGCTAGCCTTCGCCTTCATCATCCTGCTCGGTTTCAACGGCGCCCTCACCCTGCTGCTCAAGCAGATGGGGCTGCTGGGCGACTTCAGTATCTACTCCAAGACCGGCCTGATCCTGGTCTACACCTACTTCCAGATCCCCTTGGGCGTATTGCTGCTCTACCCCGCCTTCGACGCCCTGCGCGAAGACTGGCGTGAGTCCGCCGCGCTGCTGGGCGCCAGCCATTGGCAGTTCTGGCGACATATCGGCCTGCCAGTGCTTACCCCGGCGCTGCTCGGCACCTTCGTCATCCTGCTGGCCAACGCCCTGGGCGCCTATGCCACCGTCTACGCCCTGACCACCGGCAACTTCAACGTGCTGCCGATTCGCATCGCTGGCCTTGTGGCCGGCGACATCAGCCTCGACCCGAACCTGGCCAGCGCGCTGGCGATGGTGCTGGTGGGCCTGATGACCGTGGTCACGGTGGCCCATCAATGGCTGCTCAAGAGGAGCTACCATGCGCGCTGA
- a CDS encoding alkaline phosphatase family protein, translated as MQHNVILVLLDGLNHQVAHHAMGHLHAYVEADRAALYRVECELPSLSRPLYECILTGVPPIDSGIVHNNINRLSNQRSVFHYAREAGLGTAAAAYHWMSELYNRSPFDPLRDRHTHAPKLPIQHGLFYYADHYPDSHLLADAEYLRRRHAPNFLLVHPMNIDDAGHRHGLDSSQYRNAARSADILLADYLPRWLEEGYQVLVTADHGMNNDRSHNGLLAEEREVPLFVFGEAFSLDPAAKPLQTELCGTICELLGAAHDKPVCRELLK; from the coding sequence ATGCAACACAACGTCATCCTGGTCCTGCTCGACGGTCTCAACCACCAAGTCGCCCACCATGCCATGGGCCACCTGCACGCCTATGTCGAGGCCGACCGCGCCGCGCTGTACCGCGTGGAATGCGAGCTGCCATCGCTGTCGCGGCCACTGTACGAATGTATCCTCACGGGTGTGCCGCCGATCGACAGCGGCATCGTGCATAACAACATCAACCGCCTGTCCAACCAACGCAGCGTATTCCACTACGCCCGCGAGGCCGGCCTGGGCACCGCGGCGGCGGCCTACCACTGGATGAGCGAGCTGTACAACCGCTCGCCGTTCGACCCGCTGCGTGACCGCCACACCCACGCACCCAAGCTGCCGATCCAGCATGGCCTGTTCTACTACGCCGACCACTATCCCGATTCGCACCTGCTGGCCGACGCCGAATACCTGCGCCGCCGCCATGCGCCGAACTTCCTCCTGGTACACCCGATGAACATCGACGATGCCGGCCACCGCCACGGCCTGGACAGCAGCCAGTACCGCAACGCCGCGCGCAGCGCCGACATCCTGCTGGCCGACTACCTGCCGCGCTGGCTCGAGGAGGGCTACCAGGTACTGGTCACCGCCGACCACGGCATGAACAACGACCGCTCGCACAACGGCCTGCTCGCCGAAGAACGCGAAGTGCCGCTGTTCGTGTTCGGCGAGGCGTTCAGCCTCGACCCTGCGGCCAAGCCACTGCAGACCGAACTGTGCGGCACGATCTGCGAACTGCTCGGCGCCGCCCACGACAAACCGGTCTGCCGGGAGCTGCTCAAGTGA
- a CDS encoding ABC transporter substrate-binding protein, producing the protein MKKLFMASLLGSAIAFCTSAMAQDLKALEDAARKEGTVNSVGMPDAWANWKGTWEDLAKKYGLKHSDTDMSSAQEVAKFDAEKDNASADIGDVGAAFGPIAVAKGVTQPYKPSTWDQVPAWAKDQDGHWALAYTGTIAFIINKDLVKEGERPTTWHDLEKGKYKVAIGDVGTAAQAANGVLAAAIAYKGDESNIEPGLQLFTKLAQQKRLSLANPTIQTLEKGEVEVGVVWDFNGLSYRDQIDPKRFEVLIPSDGSITSGYTTIINKYAKHPNAAKLTREYIFSDAGQTNLAIGHARPIRAEHLKLPADVQAKLLPNEQYKAAQPIKDAAAWEATSKALPQKWQEQVIIEME; encoded by the coding sequence ATGAAAAAGTTGTTCATGGCGTCACTGCTCGGTTCGGCCATCGCGTTTTGCACCTCGGCCATGGCCCAGGACCTCAAGGCCCTTGAAGACGCCGCCCGCAAGGAAGGCACGGTCAACAGCGTGGGCATGCCCGATGCCTGGGCCAACTGGAAAGGCACCTGGGAAGACCTGGCGAAGAAGTACGGCCTCAAGCACAGCGACACCGACATGAGTTCGGCCCAGGAAGTCGCCAAGTTCGACGCCGAGAAGGACAACGCCAGCGCCGACATCGGCGACGTTGGCGCGGCCTTCGGCCCGATCGCGGTCGCCAAGGGCGTGACCCAACCCTACAAGCCAAGTACCTGGGACCAGGTCCCGGCGTGGGCCAAGGATCAGGACGGCCACTGGGCGCTGGCCTACACCGGCACCATCGCCTTCATCATCAACAAGGATCTGGTCAAGGAAGGCGAGCGCCCCACCACCTGGCACGACCTGGAAAAGGGCAAGTACAAGGTCGCCATCGGTGATGTCGGCACCGCCGCCCAGGCCGCCAACGGCGTGCTCGCCGCCGCCATCGCCTACAAGGGTGACGAGAGCAACATCGAGCCGGGCCTGCAGCTGTTCACCAAGCTGGCCCAGCAGAAGCGCCTGTCGCTGGCCAACCCGACCATCCAGACCCTGGAGAAAGGCGAGGTGGAAGTGGGCGTGGTGTGGGACTTCAACGGCCTGAGCTACCGCGACCAGATCGACCCGAAACGCTTCGAGGTGCTGATCCCGTCGGACGGTTCGATCACCTCCGGCTACACCACCATCATCAACAAATACGCCAAGCACCCTAACGCGGCCAAGCTGACCCGCGAATACATCTTCAGCGATGCCGGCCAGACCAACCTGGCCATCGGCCACGCCCGGCCGATCCGTGCCGAACACCTGAAGCTGCCGGCGGATGTACAGGCCAAGCTGCTGCCCAACGAGCAGTACAAGGCCGCCCAGCCGATCAAAGATGCTGCGGCCTGGGAAGCGACCTCCAAGGCCCTGCCACAGAAGTGGCAGGAGCAGGTAATCATCGAGATGGAATAA